The following coding sequences are from one Capsicum annuum cultivar UCD-10X-F1 chromosome 3, UCD10Xv1.1, whole genome shotgun sequence window:
- the LOC107863829 gene encoding chromatin modification-related protein MEAF6, with translation MEPEGQRTSSNPSAVLAALLSKRAKLHEDLRNLEKQVYDMETIYLQDPSQCGNVLKGFEGFLSSSKSTSFLKRSRKFQPEDRLFSLSSVTSPAAEEQALGRDGGGISANGPGRQRKGRGGPRDAKRMRHSSEPDYDYEDDPDLM, from the exons ATGGAACCCGAAG GGCAACGAACGTCCTCAAATCCCTCGGCAGTACTTGCTGCTCTCTTGTCCAAAAGAGCCAAACTTCATGAAGATCTCCGAAACCTCGAAAAACAG GTTTATGACATGGAGACTATTTACCTGCAGGATCCAAGTCAATGTGGAAATGTACTAAAAGGTTTTGAAGGATTTTTATCATCGTCTAAgagtactagctt CTTGAAACGGTCCAGGAAGTTTCAACCTGAAGATAGGCTCTTTTCTTTATCCTCTGTCACCTCACCGGCA GCTGAGGAACAGGCTCTTGGTCGGGATGGTGGAGGGATATCTGCCAATGGCCC AGGTAGACAAAGGAAGGGCAGGGGAGGTCCAAGAGATGCAAAGAGAATGAGGCATTCAAGTGAACCAGACTATGATTATGAAGATGATCCAGATCTAATGTAG